In the bacterium genome, CCGGGTGCCGCACGATCTGGTAGGTGTGCCACCCCTTCCCGCCGATCCGGACATCGAACTGTTCGATGTCCACGACCAGCCCCTTGAACAGCTTCGACCGGTTCCTCGTCTCCATGTCGCCCCCCTCTCCCGATCATTGTGCGGCCGGGCGGCGCTCCTGTACAGGCGCCGTGGAGCGTTTGCGATATGATCGGGGAATCGCCCGCGCGTCTCGCGGGACGGGGGTGGGATCGACGTGGATCCGGCGGCGCTGGACGAAACGGCGGGGAGGCTGAAAAACCGGCTCCGGTCCTGCGACATCTGCCCGCGGAACTGCCGCGTCGACCGGACGAGGGGCGAGATGGGCGTTTGTCGCACGGGTCTGCGCGCCGTCGTCTCATCGTTCGGACCCCACTTCGGCGAAGGGGTTCTCCCTGCCGGTGGTCTACAACGGCGGAGGCTACGAGCGGGTGGAGACGTTGCGGGAGTTGTCCGGGATCGTGGACATCTACATGCCGGACCTGAAGTTCCTCGACCCGGTGCGGGCCGCCAGGTACTGCTGCGCCCCGGAGTACCCCGACGTGGCGCGAGAGGCGCTTCGGGAGATGTCCCGGCAGGTGGGGCCGTTGACCTTCGGCCCGGACGGGAACGCGGTCCGGGGGTTGCTCGTGCGGCACCTGGTGATGCCCGGGGACGCGTCCACCACCCGGGAGGTGATCGATTTCCTGGCCGATGAGATCGGCCCCGGCACCTGCCTGAACCTGATGGACCCGTACCGCCCGTGCGGCAGGGCGGTCGAGTTTCCGGAGATCGCGCGGCGAACCTCGAGGAAGGAATGGGAGGACGCCCGTGCCTACGCCTTGCGGAAAGGGATGCCCCGGAGTATTTAAAGATTGCATTTTCTATGCAATTTGATTCAATTCTTATAGGTACCATCACATAGTGGCGAAGAACCTTCCGGTCGGAAGTCGCCACAAAATAAAAGGGGGGTTGCATCATGAAAAAGACCGTGATCGTGCTCCTCGCATTGCTTGTTCCGGCGTCCCTTTGGGCCATGGACATCGACCCGGGAAAGTTTGAATTGGCCGGGACCACCGCATTCAGTTATTCCGATACGGAAACGGAAATTGATGGTGTACCAGACGACATCGACACGACCACTTGGAGTTTCGAACTCGACGGAAATTACTACTTCATGAAGAATGTCGGGCTGGGTTTGATCCTTCAGTATCAAGATTCCGAGGTAGAACAGGGGCCGAACAAAATCGAAACATCCACGTTCTTCATCGGCCCCCAGATAATCTACAACATCCCCCTCAATCAACAAGTCTCGCTCTTCGTAAAAGGCGCGGTCGGTTATGCAGACGCGGAGTTCCAAAGCGACGATGCCGACGGTTGGGGTTGGCAGGTCGGAGGCGGGTTGAAATATTTCCTCACGAACTCGGCATCGATCAATGCCGGCGTGACGTATCAGGCACTCTACATGGAAGATGGGGGCGATGTCGATACGGATGGCTTTAATGTCGGCGCTGGACTGTCCATCTATTTTTAACAACCGGGATCGGTTTCCCCGGGATTGATCCTCGAGAACCGGACGCCCCCGGACGGCTTCGCGCCGCCGGGGGCGTTTTCTGTGTGCCGAGCATGTTCGACAGCTTGGGGGTGGAAGTCCCCTACCCAGCCTGATGGAGGTGAAGGGTTAGCGAAGCGCAAGGGCGTCACCGCGAGGTGGGGTCTGAAGGAAGCGTGGAGCAA is a window encoding:
- a CDS encoding porin family protein; the protein is MKKTVIVLLALLVPASLWAMDIDPGKFELAGTTAFSYSDTETEIDGVPDDIDTTTWSFELDGNYYFMKNVGLGLILQYQDSEVEQGPNKIETSTFFIGPQIIYNIPLNQQVSLFVKGAVGYADAEFQSDDADGWGWQVGGGLKYFLTNSASINAGVTYQALYMEDGGDVDTDGFNVGAGLSIYF